In Thermomonas carbonis, a single genomic region encodes these proteins:
- a CDS encoding HU family DNA-binding protein gives MNKSDFVDAIADGAELTKADAGRALDAMVAAITKALKKGDTVTLVGFGTFSVRKRGARTGRNPRTGETIKIKASKNPAFKAGKALKDAVN, from the coding sequence ATGAACAAATCCGACTTCGTTGACGCCATCGCCGATGGTGCCGAGCTGACCAAGGCTGACGCCGGCCGTGCGCTCGACGCGATGGTTGCCGCCATCACCAAGGCACTGAAGAAGGGCGACACCGTGACCCTCGTGGGTTTCGGTACCTTCTCGGTGCGCAAGCGTGGCGCGCGCACTGGGCGCAACCCGCGCACCGGCGAGACGATCAAGATCAAGGCGTCGAAGAATCCGGCGTTCAAGGCTGGCAAGGCGCTGAAGGACGCGGTCAACTGA
- the lon gene encoding endopeptidase La, whose translation MSNPAEHPALVLPVLPLRDVVVFPHMVIPLFVGRDKSIRALDIAMEGDKRILLVAQKSAETDDPGAGDLHPIGTLAQVLQLLKLPDGTIKVLVEGLVRARVDGVREEGGALSGNAEVVDSAETREPREIEAIARSLMSMFEQYIKTNRKLPPELMQTLSGIDDPSRLADTIAAHLGVRLADKQKLLETLDTAERLEMLVGLVDGEIDVQQMEKRIRGRVKSQMEKSQREYYLNEQMKAIQKELGELDDAPNDLDEIAKKIAAAGMPKPVETKAKAEFAKLKQMSPMSAEAGVVRNYLDWLLGVPWNARSKIRKDLKAAQDVLDADHYGLEKVKERILEYLAVQTRVAKMKGAILCLVGPPGVGKTSLGQSIAKATNRKFVRMALGGVRDEAEIRGHRRTYVGSMPGRIVQNLNKVGAKNPLFMLDEIDKMSMDFRGDPSSALLEVLDPEQNHAFNDHYLEVDLDLSEVMFVATSNSLNIPGPLLDRMEVIRIPGYTEEEKLNIAMRYLVPKQLTANGLREGELKIADNAITDIIRYYTRESGVRNLEREIAKISRKVVKEIALKGPQPKGAKPKTINVTSRNLDKYLGVQRFDFGRAEAENEIGLVTGLAWTEVGGDLLQIESTLVPGKGALMLTGQLGDVMKESASAALSVVRARTERLGIDLDFLQKYDVHVHVPDGATPKDGPSAGIAMATALVSMLTRIPVRNDVAMTGEITLRGRVSAIGGLKEKLLAALRGGIKTVIIPDENRKDLADLPAAVTRHMKIMPVKWIDEVLDLALERPLPGRVVSGDDAQPPLSKAGDRASNDVKH comes from the coding sequence ATGAGCAACCCCGCCGAACATCCTGCGCTTGTCCTGCCGGTGCTGCCGCTGCGTGACGTGGTCGTGTTCCCGCACATGGTGATCCCGTTGTTCGTCGGTCGCGACAAGTCGATCCGTGCGCTCGACATCGCGATGGAAGGCGACAAGCGGATCCTGCTGGTCGCGCAGAAATCCGCTGAGACCGATGACCCCGGCGCGGGAGATCTGCATCCCATCGGCACGCTTGCGCAGGTGCTGCAATTGCTCAAGCTGCCGGATGGCACCATCAAGGTGCTGGTCGAAGGCTTGGTGCGTGCCCGCGTGGATGGCGTGCGCGAAGAGGGTGGCGCATTGTCGGGTAACGCTGAGGTGGTGGATTCCGCCGAGACCCGTGAGCCGCGCGAAATCGAGGCGATCGCACGGTCGCTGATGTCGATGTTCGAGCAGTACATCAAGACCAATCGCAAACTGCCGCCGGAATTGATGCAGACACTGTCCGGGATCGACGATCCCTCGCGCCTGGCCGACACCATCGCGGCCCACCTGGGTGTGCGCCTGGCCGACAAGCAGAAACTGCTGGAAACGCTGGACACCGCCGAGCGGCTGGAAATGCTGGTGGGCTTGGTCGATGGCGAGATCGACGTGCAGCAGATGGAGAAGCGGATTCGCGGTCGGGTCAAGTCGCAGATGGAGAAATCCCAGCGCGAGTACTACCTCAACGAGCAGATGAAGGCGATCCAGAAGGAGCTCGGCGAGCTCGACGACGCGCCGAACGACCTCGACGAGATCGCCAAGAAGATCGCAGCCGCCGGCATGCCGAAGCCGGTGGAGACCAAGGCCAAGGCCGAATTCGCCAAGCTGAAGCAGATGTCGCCGATGTCGGCCGAGGCCGGTGTGGTCCGCAATTACCTCGATTGGCTGCTGGGCGTGCCATGGAACGCGCGAAGCAAGATCCGCAAGGACCTCAAGGCCGCGCAGGACGTGCTGGACGCCGACCACTACGGGCTGGAGAAGGTCAAGGAACGCATCCTCGAATACCTCGCGGTGCAGACCCGCGTGGCCAAGATGAAGGGCGCGATCCTGTGCCTGGTCGGGCCGCCGGGCGTGGGCAAGACCTCGTTGGGGCAGAGCATCGCCAAGGCAACCAACCGCAAGTTCGTGCGCATGGCATTGGGCGGCGTCCGCGACGAGGCCGAGATCCGCGGGCATCGCCGCACCTACGTGGGTTCCATGCCGGGACGGATCGTGCAGAACCTCAACAAGGTCGGTGCCAAGAACCCGTTGTTCATGCTCGACGAGATCGACAAGATGTCGATGGATTTTCGCGGCGATCCGTCCTCGGCGCTGCTCGAAGTGCTCGACCCCGAGCAGAACCACGCTTTCAACGATCATTACCTGGAAGTCGACCTTGACCTGTCCGAGGTGATGTTCGTGGCGACCTCCAATTCGCTGAACATCCCGGGTCCTTTGCTCGACCGCATGGAAGTGATCCGCATCCCCGGCTACACCGAGGAAGAAAAGCTCAACATCGCGATGCGCTATCTGGTACCGAAGCAGTTGACCGCGAACGGCCTGCGAGAAGGCGAGCTGAAGATCGCCGACAACGCGATCACCGACATCATTCGTTACTACACGCGCGAATCCGGCGTGCGCAACCTGGAGCGCGAGATCGCCAAGATTTCGCGCAAGGTGGTCAAGGAGATCGCGTTGAAGGGGCCCCAGCCCAAGGGCGCGAAACCCAAGACAATCAATGTCACCAGCAGGAATCTGGACAAGTATCTCGGTGTGCAGCGCTTCGACTTCGGTCGCGCCGAGGCTGAGAACGAGATCGGCCTGGTCACCGGGCTGGCTTGGACCGAAGTCGGCGGCGACCTGCTGCAGATCGAGTCAACGTTGGTGCCGGGCAAGGGGGCACTGATGTTGACCGGCCAATTGGGCGACGTGATGAAGGAGTCGGCGTCGGCGGCGTTGTCGGTGGTGCGCGCTCGCACGGAACGGCTCGGCATTGATCTCGATTTCCTGCAGAAATACGACGTGCACGTGCATGTGCCGGATGGCGCGACCCCGAAGGATGGCCCAAGTGCTGGCATCGCGATGGCGACTGCGTTGGTGTCGATGCTCACTCGCATCCCGGTGCGGAACGACGTGGCGATGACCGGCGAGATCACCTTGCGCGGCCGCGTCAGTGCGATCGGAGGCCTCAAGGAGAAGTTGCTGGCCGCGCTGCGCGGCGGGATCAAGACCGTGATCATCCCGGACGAGAACCGCAAGGATCTCGCCGACCTGCCGGCAGCGGTCACCAGGCACATGAAGATCATGCCGGTGAAGTGGATCGACGAAGTGCTGGACCTGGCGTTGGAAAGACCGCTGCCGGGGCGAGTGGTGTCGGGCGACGACGCGCAACCACCGCTGTCGAAAGCCGGGGATCGCGCAAGCAACGATGTCAAGCATTGA